DNA from Frateuria edaphi:
TTCGCGGTCCCTGGCGGGAGGGCGGTGCGCGCGGCGCGGGTGGTGCGGAAGACTCCGGCCCGGGCGAACCCGGGCCGGGGTCGGTACGGCTTACTTGCGGCGGGCAGCCTTCTTCGGCGCCGCCTTCTTGCTGGCAGTGGACCGCTTGACCGTCGACTTGGCGACGGCCTTCTTGCTGGCGGACTTCTTCCCTGCCGCCTTCTTGGGAGCGGCCTTCTTCATGGCCGTCTTCTTGCTGCTGACCTTCTTGGCCGGTGCCTTCCTGGCGACCGCCTTCTTCGAAGCGCCCTTCTTGGCAGCGGCCTTCTTCGGGGCTGCCTTCTTGGCAGCAGCCTTCCTCGGCGCGGCCTTCTTGGCGGCAGCCTTCTTCGGGGCCGCCTTCTTGGCAGCGGCCTTCTTCGGTGCTGCCTTCTTGGCAGCGGCCTTCTTCGGAGCCGCCTTCTTGGCCGCGGCCTTCTTCGGCGCAGCCTTCTTGGCAGCGGCCTTCTTCGGAGCCGCCTTCTTGGCCGCAGCCTTCTTCGGCGCAGCCTTCTTGGCGGCGGCCTTCTTCGGAGCCGCCTTCTTGGCCGACGACTTCTTCGGCGCAGCCTTCTTCGCCGGTGCCGGCGTCTGCGGAGCCGGGGCGCCCATCGGCGCAGCGGCCGGCGTGTCGCCCGTGGACGGCATGGAACTGTTCTGCGCTTGGTTCTCGGTATCGATGGACATCTGGTCTTCCCCTCCGACTTAGGTTTTTGTGTGAGACCTGCGTTGGCTAGAACTTGCCGTAATAGCCTTCCTTCAGGGCATCGAACAGGTTGGCGGCGGTGTGCATTTCGCCGTCATATTCCACCTGCTCATTTCCCTTCAGTTCGATAACGCTACCGTCTTCCAATTCAAAGCGGTAGAGGGTGTTCGCAAGGTCCGTCTCCTTGACCAGCACGCCCTGGAAGGCGGCGGGGTTGAAGCGGAAGGTGGTGCACCCCTTCAGGCCCTGCTTGTAGGCGTAGAAGTAGATGTCCTTGAAGTCTTCGTACGGGTAGTCGGTGGGGACGTTGGCGGTCTTGGAAATGGACGAGTCGATCCACTTCTGCGAGGCGGCCTGGATATCCACGTGTTCCTTCGGGCTGATGTCGTCGGCGGCCACGAAGTACTCGGGCAGCTTGTTGGCCGCCTCGTCGGTGAACGGCAGCGCGTTCGCGTTGATGAGGGCGCGGTAGGCGAGCAGCTCGTAGCTGTAGACCTCGACCTTTTCCTTGGACTTCTTGCCCTCGCGGATCACGTTGCGCGAGTAGTGGTGGGCGAAGCTCGGCTCGATGCCGTTGGAGGCGTTGTTGGCCAGCGACAGCGAGATGGTGCCGGTCGGCGCGATCGAGCTGTGGTGGGTGAAGCGCGCGCCCGTCTCGGCGAGCTGTTCGACCAGGTTCGGCGCGACGGTGGCGATGCGCTGCATGTAGCGGCTGTACCTGGCGTGCAGCACGCGGCCGGGGATGGTGTCGCCGACCTTGTAGCCGTCCTTCGCCATTTCCGGGCGCTTGCGCAGCATGTCGCCGGTGACGGTGTAGTCCCTGGCGAGCACCGGGGCCGGGCCCTTTTCCTTGGCCAGGTCCAGCGCGACTTCCCAGCCGGCCACGGCCATCTCGCGGGAGACGTCCTCGGTGAAGCCGACCGCCGCTTCGGAGCCGTAGCGCATCTTGAGCATGGTCAGGGTCGAGCCCAGGCCGAGGAAGCCCATGCCGTGGCGGCGCTTGCTCATGATCTCGTTACGCTGCTGCTCCAGCGGCAGGCCGTTGATCTCGACCACGTTGTCGAGCATGCGGGTGAACACCTTGACCACTTCGCGGTATTCGTCCCAGTCGAAGCGGGCCTTCGGGCCGAACGGGTCGCGCACGAAGGTGGTCAGGTTGATCGAGCCGAGCAGGCAGGAGCCGTACGGCGGCAGCGGCTGCTCGCCGCAGGGGTTGGTGGCGCGGATGTGCTCGCACCACCAGTTGTTGTTCATCTCGTTGACCTTGTCGATCAGGATGAACCCGGGCTCGGCGTAGTCGTACGTCGAGACCATGATCATGTCCCACAGGTGCCGCGCGCGGATGGTGCCGTAGATCTTGCAGGCGACCAGGCCGTCCTCGCGGTCGACGTAGTTCTCGTGGGTGGGCCACTCGCGCCAGACGACCTTGGTCGGGTCGGCAAGGTCGATCTCGTCCTGCTCCTTGACGTGCACCGGGAACACCAGCGGCCAGTCCTGGTCGTGCTCGACCGCCTGCATGAAGCCGTCGGTGATCAGCAGGGAAAGGTTGAACTGGCGCAGCCGGCCGTCCTCGCGCTTGGCGCGGATGAATTCCTTGGCATCGGGATGGGAGATGTCGAACGTGCCCATCTGCGCGCCGCGGCGGCCGCCGGCCGACGACACGGTGAAACACATCTTGTCGTAGATATCCATGAACGACAGCGGGCCGGAGGTGTAGGCGCCGGCACCGGAGACGTACGCGCCGCGCGGGCGCAGCGTGGAGAACTCGTAGCCGATGCCGCAGCCGGCCTTCAGCGTCAGGCCCGCCTCGTGGACCTTCTCCAGGATGTCGTCCATCGAGTCGCGGATGGTGCCCGACACGGTGCAGTTGATCGTGGAGGTCGCCGGCTTGTGCTCAAGGGCACCGGCGTTGGAGGTGATGCGGCCGGCCGGGATCGCACCGCGGCGCAGCGCCCACAGGAAGCGCTCGAACCAGTGCGCGCGCAGTTCGTCGGTCGCTTCCACGTCGGACAGGGCGCGCGCGACGCGCTGCCAGGTCTCGTCGATGGTTCCGTCCACCGGCTCGCCCGCCTTGGTGCGCAGGCGGTACTTCTTGTCCCAGATGTCGTAGGAGGCCGGCTGCAGCGGGATGGCCGTGGCATCACGGTTGGCGGCGAGTGGTGCACGCATCGTGCTCATCGGATTGTCTGACTCCCGGCCTTGCGACCCATCTGTTGTTTTGACCAACGCCGCCGCGGCGCCGCCGGTTCCCTTCAAGGCCCTGGCGAGGCGGAGCGCGCGCGTTTTCCTTGAATATCCGGCCTTGCGGCGTCCTCCCCCGAGGTTGCCGCATCGACACAGCACTTGGGTGGGAGCCCGAACGACTCACACAAGATGTTGTGGTGCGACCGGGCATGAACGGTATCTCTGGCCTGCGTAGGCGTCAACAGAAATTTCTGTCAGGCACGGCCTGCATTGGCTGGCGCCCGATCCGCCGCGCGTCGTCGTCACCGTGGAACCCGGAGGCTCGGTTTACAGTCGCAGGTTGGGTCCGTTTTCAAGTCAAGGAGAACCGCATGACCGCCCGTCGCCCTTCGCCCGCGAGCGCCCTCATCCTGTGCAGTGCGCTGCTGCTTGGCTGGCCCCTCGCCAGCCGCGCCGCGCTGCCTGCGAGCGTGGCCGGCCAGCCGATGCCCTCGCTGGCGCCGATGCTTCAGAAGGTGACGCCGGCGGTGGTGAACATCTCCACCAGGACGCGGGTGGCGGTGCGTGATCCGTACTTCGACGATCCGATCTTCCGCCAGTTCTTCGGCCTGCCCTCCTCGCCGCGCGAGCGGGTGGAGCAGAGCCTGGGTTCGGGTGTGATCGTGGATGCCGCCAAGGGCTATGTCCTGACCAACAACCACGTGGTCGGCGGCGCGGACGACATCACCGTGACGCTGCAGGACGGACGCACCTTCAAGGGCAAGCTGATCGGCACGGATCCGGATACCGACGTGGCGGTCGTGCAGATTCCGGCCAAGGGACTGAAGGCGCTGCCGGTGGCGGACTCGTCGAACCTGCGCGTGGGCGATTTCGTGGTGGCGGTGGGCGATCCGTTCGGGCTGGGGCAGACGGTCACCTCGGGCATCGTCTCGGCGCTGGGCCGCTCGGGGCTCGGTGGCGCGGGCTACCAGAACTTCATCCAGACCGATGCCTCGATCAACCCCGGCAATTCGGGCGGCGCGCTGGTCAATTTGAACGGCGAGCTGGTCGGGATCAACACGATGATCCTGTCACCGTCGGGCGGTAACGTGGGCATCGGCTTCGCCATCCCCAGCGACCTCACCACGCAGGTGATGCGGCAGTTGATCGCGCACGGCAAGGTGGTGCGCGGGAGCCTGGGCGTGCAGACGCAGGACATCACCCCGCGCATCGCCAGGCTGCTGAACCTGTCGACCGACCAGGGCGTGGTGGTGACCCGCGTCGCGCCCGACTCGGCCGCGTCGCATGCGGGACTCGCGCCAGGCGACGTGCTGCAGGCGATCGACGGCAAGCCGCTGCACGACAGCGACGAACTGCACAACGCCGAAGGCCTGTTGCCGCTGGGCAGCCAGGTCACGCTGAAGCTCACGCGCAACGGCGAGGCCCGCCAGGTGCAGGCCACGCTGACGCCGGAGAAGCTCGCCACCGTCGACGGCGCCACGCTCGATCAGCGGCTGGCCGGGGTGCGTTTCAGCGAGCTGTCGATGGCGCAGCGCGGCCAGGGCGTCGCCGGCGTGGCGGTCACGTCGGTGCAGGGCGGCAGCCGTGCCGACCGCCTCGGATTGGACGAGGGCGATATCGTGATCGGCGTGAACAACCGGCGTGTCACGAGCCTGCGCGAACTGAGCGGGCTGGTGGCGATGCAGCCGCGGCAGCTGGTGCTGGTGGTGGAGAACGATGAGGGCGTGCGATACGTGCCCATGGATTGAGGGCGGCGCCGATCGAACTCCCGCTCTCCGGCGGGGAGAGGGCGCTGAGCGTTCGCGCCCCTACTCCGCCTTTGCTTAACGCCAACCTGTGACCGTGCTTGATGTTTGGCGACCGGACCGATGAAATACCGGACTCCCATCACTGCGCGCGTGCCATCTACACGGCACGCTCACGCCACTCATCGAAGCCGTAGGTCGTCCGAAGTCATGCCCGTCCGTTCCGTTCGCCTGTCCGTCGCCGCCCTGCTGGGCGCCTGCCTCACCACGGTCGCACTCGCCGCCGGGCCCACCCTGACCCTGCGCGGCGACGTGGCCACCACGCGAGGGCTGGTGCAGGACCTGGCCTCCGCCTGGAGCCGGAGCGGTCACGGCAAAGTCGACGTGCAGCCGTTCAATACCGCCTCGGGCCTGGATGCGCTGCGCAGCGGCAGCGCCGACATCGCCGGCAGCGCGCGCGACGGCAACGGCAGCGCGCAGGAGTCCGGGCTGGTGTTCACCCCGGTGGCGTGGGACGGGCTGGTGATGATCACCCACCCGAGCAACCCGGTCAGCAACCTCAGCCTCAAGCAGTTGCACGATATCTATTACGGCAAGATCACCAACTGGAGCGACGTCGGTGGCCGCAGC
Protein-coding regions in this window:
- a CDS encoding histone H1-like repetitive region-containing protein; the encoded protein is MSIDTENQAQNSSMPSTGDTPAAAPMGAPAPQTPAPAKKAAPKKSSAKKAAPKKAAAKKAAPKKAAAKKAAPKKAAAKKAAPKKAAAKKAAPKKAAAKKAAPKKAAAKKAAPKKAAAKKAAPRKAAAKKAAPKKAAAKKGASKKAVARKAPAKKVSSKKTAMKKAAPKKAAGKKSASKKAVAKSTVKRSTASKKAAPKKAARRK
- a CDS encoding adenosylcobalamin-dependent ribonucleoside-diphosphate reductase: MSTMRAPLAANRDATAIPLQPASYDIWDKKYRLRTKAGEPVDGTIDETWQRVARALSDVEATDELRAHWFERFLWALRRGAIPAGRITSNAGALEHKPATSTINCTVSGTIRDSMDDILEKVHEAGLTLKAGCGIGYEFSTLRPRGAYVSGAGAYTSGPLSFMDIYDKMCFTVSSAGGRRGAQMGTFDISHPDAKEFIRAKREDGRLRQFNLSLLITDGFMQAVEHDQDWPLVFPVHVKEQDEIDLADPTKVVWREWPTHENYVDREDGLVACKIYGTIRARHLWDMIMVSTYDYAEPGFILIDKVNEMNNNWWCEHIRATNPCGEQPLPPYGSCLLGSINLTTFVRDPFGPKARFDWDEYREVVKVFTRMLDNVVEINGLPLEQQRNEIMSKRRHGMGFLGLGSTLTMLKMRYGSEAAVGFTEDVSREMAVAGWEVALDLAKEKGPAPVLARDYTVTGDMLRKRPEMAKDGYKVGDTIPGRVLHARYSRYMQRIATVAPNLVEQLAETGARFTHHSSIAPTGTISLSLANNASNGIEPSFAHHYSRNVIREGKKSKEKVEVYSYELLAYRALINANALPFTDEAANKLPEYFVAADDISPKEHVDIQAASQKWIDSSISKTANVPTDYPYEDFKDIYFYAYKQGLKGCTTFRFNPAAFQGVLVKETDLANTLYRFELEDGSVIELKGNEQVEYDGEMHTAANLFDALKEGYYGKF
- a CDS encoding DegQ family serine endoprotease, coding for MTARRPSPASALILCSALLLGWPLASRAALPASVAGQPMPSLAPMLQKVTPAVVNISTRTRVAVRDPYFDDPIFRQFFGLPSSPRERVEQSLGSGVIVDAAKGYVLTNNHVVGGADDITVTLQDGRTFKGKLIGTDPDTDVAVVQIPAKGLKALPVADSSNLRVGDFVVAVGDPFGLGQTVTSGIVSALGRSGLGGAGYQNFIQTDASINPGNSGGALVNLNGELVGINTMILSPSGGNVGIGFAIPSDLTTQVMRQLIAHGKVVRGSLGVQTQDITPRIARLLNLSTDQGVVVTRVAPDSAASHAGLAPGDVLQAIDGKPLHDSDELHNAEGLLPLGSQVTLKLTRNGEARQVQATLTPEKLATVDGATLDQRLAGVRFSELSMAQRGQGVAGVAVTSVQGGSRADRLGLDEGDIVIGVNNRRVTSLRELSGLVAMQPRQLVLVVENDEGVRYVPMD